One stretch of Cohnella algarum DNA includes these proteins:
- a CDS encoding BMP family lipoprotein: protein MRRRQQQQRGKFAFRIPDRIRRGKSDRFGIGIGCRKRRQGRDRVRHRGLGDKSFNDNGYAGAERAKSELGIEYDYVEPTDIAEYEGYHRDFAKDGEYDLIVGIGFDQVDAISKAADEFPDQKFLIIDSTVDKPNVASAVFKDQEGAFLAGAVSAQKSESKTIGIVGGMDIPLINAFVAGFKSGAQYIDPNVNVLVNYVGSWNDSNTAKEMAISMYDGGADIVYGAAGASGLGVYNAAKEKGKWAVGADMIPSQDPDALYLTTVKRVDNVVFNQIQAIIDGSWQAGIQSLGVKEEAVGYSVEGATIETPQEFIDKAEELKAKIASGELVVPAALEEVDPFLANNKNS, encoded by the coding sequence ATGCGGCGCCGGCAACAACAACAACGCGGGAAGTTCGCCTTCCGCATCCCCGACCGCATCCGGCGCGGCAAGTCCGACCGCTTCGGCATCGGAATCGGCTGCCGCAAGCGACGTCAAGGTCGCGATCGTGTTCGCCACCGGGGGCTTGGCGACAAATCGTTTAACGACAACGGGTATGCCGGCGCCGAAAGAGCAAAAAGCGAGCTCGGCATCGAGTATGATTACGTAGAACCGACGGATATTGCCGAATACGAAGGCTACCATCGCGATTTCGCGAAGGACGGCGAATACGATCTGATCGTCGGCATCGGCTTCGACCAGGTGGACGCCATTTCCAAAGCGGCGGACGAGTTCCCGGATCAGAAGTTCCTGATCATCGACTCGACGGTCGACAAGCCGAACGTCGCTTCCGCCGTCTTCAAAGACCAGGAGGGCGCATTCCTCGCCGGCGCGGTTTCCGCGCAAAAGTCCGAATCCAAAACGATCGGCATCGTCGGCGGCATGGACATCCCGCTCATCAACGCGTTTGTCGCCGGCTTCAAATCCGGCGCGCAATACATCGATCCGAACGTGAACGTGCTGGTGAACTACGTCGGCAGCTGGAACGATTCCAATACGGCCAAGGAAATGGCGATTTCGATGTATGACGGCGGCGCCGACATCGTATACGGAGCAGCCGGCGCCTCGGGCCTGGGCGTATACAACGCCGCCAAGGAGAAGGGAAAATGGGCGGTCGGCGCCGACATGATTCCTTCCCAGGATCCGGATGCCCTGTATCTGACGACCGTCAAACGGGTCGACAACGTCGTCTTTAACCAAATTCAAGCGATCATCGACGGAAGCTGGCAGGCCGGCATTCAAAGCCTCGGCGTCAAGGAAGAAGCCGTAGGCTATTCCGTAGAAGGCGCGACGATCGAAACGCCGCAAGAATTCATCGACAAGGCCGAAGAACTGAAGGCAAAAATCGCGAGCGGCGAGCTTGTCGTTCCGGCCGCCCTCGAAGAAGTCGATCCATTCCTTGCAAACAACAAAAATTCCTGA
- a CDS encoding SDR family NAD(P)-dependent oxidoreductase, with protein sequence MANTNGLAIHRLVGGTALVTGAARGSGRAIAEAFVAMGADVLAIDLLDMEPIPGAVSLKLDITDEAAVERAVTDGLNGRPFQIVVNNAGIYKQSPFEEHSTDLLNKIMSVNVTAPFVIMRAAANALIDRKLPGAFINLSSIGGTHAHRNCAGYCASKAAVLGLTRATALDLAPHDITVNSICPGTVETDMIAQVAQDLTVELDTDIDGAWKYLYGKIPLGRFQKPEDVASMAVFLASMGARNVTGAQLTLDGGETAV encoded by the coding sequence ATGGCAAACACGAACGGCTTGGCGATTCATCGGTTGGTAGGCGGCACCGCGTTGGTTACGGGAGCGGCCAGAGGTTCGGGAAGGGCGATCGCGGAAGCGTTCGTCGCCATGGGAGCCGATGTGCTCGCCATCGATTTGCTCGACATGGAGCCGATCCCCGGAGCGGTTTCGCTGAAATTGGACATTACGGACGAAGCGGCGGTCGAGCGGGCGGTGACGGACGGCTTGAACGGCCGGCCGTTCCAAATCGTGGTCAACAACGCCGGCATTTACAAGCAGTCCCCGTTCGAGGAGCATTCGACGGATCTGCTGAACAAGATCATGAGCGTAAACGTAACGGCCCCGTTCGTGATCATGAGGGCGGCGGCGAATGCGCTGATCGACCGTAAGCTGCCCGGCGCTTTTATCAATTTGTCCAGCATCGGCGGGACGCACGCCCACCGCAATTGCGCGGGCTATTGCGCCTCCAAGGCGGCCGTGCTGGGACTGACCCGGGCGACGGCGCTCGATCTCGCTCCGCACGACATTACGGTCAATTCGATTTGCCCCGGAACCGTCGAGACGGATATGATCGCGCAGGTAGCCCAGGACTTGACCGTCGAGCTTGACACGGACATTGACGGCGCCTGGAAGTACTTATACGGCAAAATTCCGCTCGGGCGGTTCCAGAAGCCGGAGGACGTCGCCTCGATGGCGGTTTTCCTTGCTTCCATGGGGGCTCGCAACGTTACGGGGGCCCAGCTTACGCTGGACGGCGGCGAAACCGCGGTCTGA
- a CDS encoding cupin domain-containing protein, with product MTQQPKLSPLVQALDLQPHVEGGWYREMWRASVEIPKDVLGPAYSSARAAASSVYFLLHPGEVSEWHTVLSDELWLFHSGGPLQLTLGGKGDKPEEQERIVLGMDIAAGQRPQALVPAGAWQTATPLTDEPVFVTCIVAPAFHFDDFKLIDPAK from the coding sequence ATGACGCAGCAACCGAAATTATCCCCTCTGGTCCAGGCCCTGGATCTTCAGCCCCACGTGGAGGGAGGCTGGTATAGGGAAATGTGGCGCGCATCCGTCGAAATTCCCAAGGACGTGCTCGGTCCCGCCTATTCTTCCGCCCGCGCGGCGGCCAGCTCCGTCTACTTCCTCCTCCACCCCGGCGAGGTTTCCGAGTGGCACACGGTATTGTCCGACGAATTGTGGCTGTTCCACTCCGGCGGCCCGCTGCAACTGACGCTCGGCGGCAAAGGGGACAAGCCGGAGGAGCAGGAACGCATCGTTCTCGGCATGGATATCGCGGCCGGCCAGCGCCCGCAAGCGCTTGTCCCGGCAGGCGCGTGGCAGACGGCGACTCCTCTGACGGACGAGCCCGTATTCGTGACGTGCATCGTCGCTCCCGCCTTCCATTTCGACGATTTCAAACTGATCGACCCGGCAAAATAA
- a CDS encoding TraX family protein — MQILAMLTMLIDHIGFIFFPDLDLLRVIGRIAFPLYAYGIALGYRRTRNVRRYLFRLAALAGISQIPYMIAFQWERINVIGTFAACLIVMMLLDRFKGNGPAAAIVGLAGAALLEWLPFEYGAYCLALVLMFRYVPRDYWLLVHGD, encoded by the coding sequence TTGCAAATTTTGGCCATGTTGACGATGCTGATCGACCATATCGGCTTTATCTTTTTTCCCGATCTGGATTTGCTGCGAGTGATCGGCCGGATCGCGTTTCCGCTGTATGCGTACGGCATTGCGCTCGGCTACCGCCGCACCCGCAACGTGCGCAGATACCTCTTCCGCCTTGCCGCGCTCGCCGGGATATCGCAAATTCCTTACATGATCGCGTTCCAGTGGGAGCGGATCAACGTCATCGGCACGTTCGCGGCGTGTCTGATCGTCATGATGCTTCTGGATCGCTTTAAAGGGAACGGACCGGCCGCCGCGATCGTTGGCCTCGCCGGCGCCGCGCTGCTGGAATGGCTGCCGTTCGAATACGGGGCGTACTGCCTTGCGCTGGTGCTGATGTTCCGCTACGTTCCGCGGGATTACTGGTTGCTCGTCCACGGGGACTGA
- the tnpC gene encoding IS66 family transposase, giving the protein MENRAESPQIEELRQQNAKLEQQNIELSAKLKWYEEQFRLAQQKRFGTSSEKTNPDQMELNLFNEAEVLATPAGQEPPTEKITYERRKQTGKREDDFSDLPVETVVYKLEEGEQSCACCGGSLHEMTTEMRSEIALVPPQVKVMRHIRQVYACRHCERHEIQTPIVTAPMPRPVYPGSLASPSSMAYVMTQKYVDGLPLYRQEQQFARLGYTLSRQTMANWMMYGAEQWLSPLFAAMKAYLLRQEVLHADETTLQVLREEGKSAEATSYLWLYRTGRDVPPAILYEYQRTRGGEHPRNFLSGFKGYLHVDGYPGYHKVADVKLVGCWAHARRKYDEALKAGPPEMRKLGTVAGQGLAYCNQLYAIERDLAEVSAEERQAKRQEQSLPVLNAYHGWLKEQRSKTLPKSLSGQAIAYSLNQWDKLTAFLSDGRLELDNNRSERSIKPFVIGRKNWLFANTPRGAKASAVIYSVIESAKENGLHPFNYLKYLFEQLPQISGPLDADALEPFMPWSHELPAECRLSKK; this is encoded by the coding sequence ATGGAAAATCGAGCGGAATCGCCTCAGATCGAAGAGCTTCGGCAACAAAATGCGAAGCTGGAACAACAAAATATCGAGCTATCGGCCAAGCTCAAGTGGTACGAGGAACAGTTCCGTCTGGCGCAGCAAAAGCGCTTCGGCACTTCCAGCGAGAAGACGAATCCGGACCAGATGGAGCTGAATCTGTTCAACGAAGCCGAAGTGCTGGCCACACCAGCCGGACAAGAGCCACCTACAGAGAAGATCACGTACGAGCGCCGCAAACAGACGGGCAAGCGTGAAGACGACTTCTCCGACCTGCCGGTAGAGACCGTCGTGTACAAACTCGAGGAAGGCGAACAGTCCTGTGCTTGCTGCGGCGGCTCGCTGCATGAGATGACGACTGAGATGCGCAGCGAGATCGCGCTGGTGCCCCCGCAGGTCAAGGTCATGCGGCATATTCGTCAAGTCTATGCTTGCCGCCACTGCGAGCGTCATGAGATCCAGACACCCATCGTCACGGCGCCCATGCCGAGGCCCGTCTATCCCGGAAGCTTGGCTTCGCCGTCCAGCATGGCCTACGTCATGACGCAGAAATATGTGGATGGCTTGCCCCTGTACCGGCAAGAGCAGCAGTTCGCGCGTCTTGGCTATACGTTGTCTCGCCAGACGATGGCGAACTGGATGATGTATGGTGCGGAGCAATGGCTGTCTCCGCTGTTTGCTGCCATGAAGGCGTATCTGCTGCGGCAAGAAGTGCTGCATGCCGACGAGACGACGCTTCAGGTGCTGCGCGAAGAAGGCAAGTCCGCGGAAGCGACGTCCTACCTGTGGCTATATCGGACCGGACGTGATGTGCCGCCGGCAATACTCTACGAATACCAACGGACGCGGGGCGGCGAACATCCGCGCAACTTCCTGTCCGGATTCAAAGGCTATTTGCATGTGGATGGGTACCCTGGGTACCACAAGGTGGCAGACGTGAAGCTCGTCGGTTGTTGGGCACATGCCCGGCGCAAGTACGACGAGGCGCTGAAGGCAGGGCCGCCGGAGATGAGGAAGCTGGGAACCGTTGCAGGACAGGGCCTGGCTTACTGTAACCAGCTGTATGCGATTGAACGGGACCTTGCCGAAGTCTCCGCTGAAGAGCGACAGGCGAAGAGGCAGGAGCAAAGCCTGCCGGTGCTTAACGCCTATCATGGATGGCTGAAGGAGCAACGGTCCAAAACCTTGCCGAAGAGCCTGTCCGGTCAAGCGATCGCCTACAGCTTGAATCAGTGGGATAAGCTTACCGCGTTCCTGTCAGATGGGCGGCTGGAGCTCGACAACAATCGGAGCGAGCGGTCGATCAAACCGTTCGTGATCGGGCGCAAAAACTGGCTGTTCGCCAACACGCCTCGCGGCGCGAAGGCTAGCGCGGTAATCTACAGCGTGATCGAATCGGCCAAGGAGAATGGTCTGCACCCGTTCAACTACTTAAAGTACCTCTTCGAGCAGTTGCCGCAAATCTCTGGACCGCTCGATGCCGACGCGCTCGAACCCTTCATGCCATGGTCGCACGAGCTACCGGCTGAGTGCCGATTAAGTAAAAAGTAA
- the tnpB gene encoding IS66 family insertion sequence element accessory protein TnpB (TnpB, as the term is used for proteins encoded by IS66 family insertion elements, is considered an accessory protein, since TnpC, encoded by a neighboring gene, is a DDE family transposase.) produces the protein MLSELTSRQVFLACGSTDLRKSIDGLAALVQEGLGLNPFSPCLFVFCNRERNKLKILYWEHNGFWLFYRRLERGTFQWPRDHSDPVTVTTRELRWLLDGLSLSQRQAHPKVTAATVI, from the coding sequence ATGCTGAGCGAATTAACCAGCCGTCAGGTATTTCTGGCTTGTGGCAGCACGGATTTACGTAAATCCATCGACGGATTGGCTGCTCTTGTCCAAGAGGGGCTCGGACTGAATCCATTCTCTCCATGCTTGTTCGTCTTTTGCAACCGCGAGCGGAACAAGTTAAAGATCTTGTATTGGGAGCACAACGGTTTCTGGCTGTTCTACCGCCGGCTCGAGCGCGGCACGTTCCAGTGGCCCAGGGATCACAGCGATCCGGTCACGGTCACGACCCGCGAGCTCCGCTGGCTGCTGGACGGACTTTCGCTCAGCCAGCGGCAGGCTCACCCGAAAGTGACCGCCGCTACGGTCATTTAG
- the tnpA gene encoding IS66 family insertion sequence element accessory protein TnpA has translation MAREDVQKKWEERIAAFRSSGEKAARWCKANQVDRRGLYTWMKRLSGSSPAAVKSATFVKAHITPEPEATPSACLRIRIGAAVIEVDAGFNPALLRDVVQALEVIC, from the coding sequence ATGGCCAGAGAAGACGTACAGAAGAAATGGGAAGAACGAATTGCCGCTTTCCGTTCCAGTGGAGAAAAAGCAGCAAGATGGTGCAAAGCCAATCAGGTGGATCGTCGCGGGCTCTATACATGGATGAAGAGACTAAGCGGTTCATCCCCTGCTGCTGTCAAGTCAGCCACCTTCGTCAAAGCTCATATTACTCCCGAGCCGGAAGCCACACCTTCGGCTTGCCTTCGCATCCGAATCGGCGCAGCCGTCATCGAGGTTGACGCCGGGTTCAATCCCGCTTTGCTCCGCGACGTGGTGCAGGCTTTGGAGGTCATATGCTGA